The Bifidobacterium actinocoloniiforme DSM 22766 genomic sequence GCGGCCGTGCTTCTTGCCCAGTTCCTCGAACTTGGCCGCAGCCGCCTGGATGCCGTAGACGACGCTGAAGATGTCAACGCGCGCCATAGCCTCTAGCTGCTCGGTGGTGATTTCGGTGAAGGGGGTGACCTGGCAGATGCCCGCGTTGTTGACCATCACGTCGAAGCCGCCCAGCTGGTCCGCGGCATCGTCGACCAGGCCGAAGACCTCGTCGCGCTTGGACACGTCAGTCGCCCGGAAGAAGGTCTTGCGACCCTCCGCTTCGATCGCGGCGATCGTCTCCTGGGCGGTCTGCTCTTGCTGCTTGAGGTCGGCGACGGCTACGTCGAACCCGTCCTTGGCAAGCTGGATGGCGATGCTACGGCCGATTCCTCGGGCTGCGCCGGTCACTACAGCTACTTTTGGCTCTGACATCCATGTCTCTTTTCTATCCGCGCCAATGGCGCTTCATTCGCGCCGCACAAGCACGCGACGCACAAGTCGGAGGACTCTGCGACGTCCTCCATCCCCTTTTCGTGACTTTATCATGCCGCCTGAGGGCGCGTCAATCCGTATACGGGGCACGGCGCTGGGGAGTCACATTGTGAGACGGGAAAAGCAAAAAGCCTGGAGCTCGTGTTATTCTTCTGCATGTCGGATCGCCAAATCATGACATTACATAGGAGAACTATGCACGAGCTGTTCAGGCTCAAAGAGAATGATACCACAGTTTCTACAGAGGTGGTAGCCGGCATCACCACCTTCTTCGCGATGGCGTACATCATCGCGGTCAACCCCTCGGTCCTGTCCACGGCGGGGATGCCCTGGGGGGCCGTCTTCATCGCTACGATCATCGCCGCCATCATCGGCACCCTGGTCATGGGCCTGGTGGCGAACGTGCCCTACGGCGTGGCTCCGGGGGTCGGGCTCTGCGCCTTCTTCACCTTCACCGTGGTCAAGGGGCTGGGCTTCAGCTGGCAGGAGACCCTGTCGATGGTCTTCATCTGCGGCGTGCTGAACATAATCGTCACCGTCACCAAGCTGCGCAAGATGATTATTCGCGCGATTCCGCCCGTCCTCCAACACGCGATCGGCGGCGGCATTGGCGTGTTCATCGCTTACGTAGGCCTGCTCAACGTTGGCATCATCAAGTTCAGCCCTGACAAGTCCTCCGCGGCCGGCGCCAACCCCAGCCTGGCCACCTTCAACACGCCCTCGGCGATCCTATTCGTCATCGGTCTGGTGCTGACGATCGTCCTGATGGTCTGCAAGTTCAAGGGCCGCTGGGCTTTTCTCAACAAGGCCTCTTTCGTCATCGCCATCATCGTGGTCACCCTGATCGGCATCCCCATGGGGGTGACGACCGCCGCCCGCTCGGTCAACCTCGGTCAGGCCTCCTCCCAGCTGCCGCAGACCTTCCTGGCCATCTTCACTCCCGCCGGATTCCCAGCCCTCTTCTCCGACCCGGCCAAACTGCCGATCGTGTTGGTCACCATCTTCGCCTTCTCCCTGTCCGACACCTTCGACACAATCGGCACCTTCGTGGGCACCGGCCGCCGT encodes the following:
- a CDS encoding acetoin reductase — encoded protein: MSEPKVAVVTGAARGIGRSIAIQLAKDGFDVAVADLKQQEQTAQETIAAIEAEGRKTFFRATDVSKRDEVFGLVDDAADQLGGFDVMVNNAGICQVTPFTEITTEQLEAMARVDIFSVVYGIQAAAAKFEELGKKHGRIISASSIAGFEGFPILGAYSGAKFAVRGLTQTAAQELAPRGITVNGYAPGVVDTPMWGQIDEEMGKLNGKPKGENLKGMVDSIAMQRLEHPDDVAGVISFLASDKSAYMTGQTIIVDGGMQYR
- a CDS encoding NCS2 family permease, with amino-acid sequence MHELFRLKENDTTVSTEVVAGITTFFAMAYIIAVNPSVLSTAGMPWGAVFIATIIAAIIGTLVMGLVANVPYGVAPGVGLCAFFTFTVVKGLGFSWQETLSMVFICGVLNIIVTVTKLRKMIIRAIPPVLQHAIGGGIGVFIAYVGLLNVGIIKFSPDKSSAAGANPSLATFNTPSAILFVIGLVLTIVLMVCKFKGRWAFLNKASFVIAIIVVTLIGIPMGVTTAARSVNLGQASSQLPQTFLAIFTPAGFPALFSDPAKLPIVLVTIFAFSLSDTFDTIGTFVGTGRRSGIFSEADERSLESGHGFSSKMDKALFADATATSIGSLFGTSNTTTYVESASGIAAGGRTGLTSVVIAACFALSALFAPLVSAVPSAATAPVLVIVGCMMMSTFGEIDWTDLSEAIPAFFSAIFMGYSYSISYGVAAGFITYCLTMTCKGKAKQVHPIIWGVGALFILDFVLQAIF